A single genomic interval of Candidatus Eisenbacteria bacterium harbors:
- a CDS encoding molybdopterin-dependent oxidoreductase — protein sequence MKLQIDGREVTVPKGTNLIEAGKKAGIFVPHFCYHPGLPVVGVCRICLCEIEGRPKLVAGCATPVEEGLKVITQSAKVREARKAVMEFLLIHHPLDCPQCDKGGECTLQDYTMLMGPSRSRFTFEKQTWPEEDVGGKLLLNKNRCILCLRCVNLCKFVAGEDEIAVLSRGEETYIGTVAGRKIQNEMAGNIADICPVGALTSKDFRFRSRPWELKPVASVCTLCSKGCNVTMGYHPRRNEVVRITARENMDVNEWWICDRGRGGFWGIHHPNRFTAPLRREGTAVSVTTWQAAMPAIVDALSGILAKHGAAAVGVVGSGELTNEECYLTRAIFRDGLGIANLDFPLRPQPPVIYPRFTIEGDKNPNTRGARAIGVAPGPGGLGLADMMRAAADGTIRALLFLRGGPLEQFGDPAVVAKALGNAALVVVIDNLPSPVSERAHWVLPGVSYAEREGTYTNSQGRVQRAAKVFTMRGDTREDWRILQDLGRSMGAWTHLDQAPEQIFRRLAADHPAFRGLDYTILGDRGAPLAAATADVAVG from the coding sequence GTGAAGCTGCAGATCGACGGACGCGAGGTGACGGTCCCGAAGGGGACGAACCTCATCGAGGCGGGGAAGAAGGCGGGTATCTTCGTCCCGCACTTCTGCTACCACCCCGGCCTCCCCGTGGTGGGCGTGTGCCGGATCTGCCTCTGCGAGATCGAGGGCCGGCCCAAGCTCGTCGCGGGATGCGCCACGCCGGTGGAAGAGGGACTCAAGGTCATCACCCAGTCCGCCAAGGTGCGCGAGGCGCGCAAGGCGGTCATGGAGTTCCTCCTCATCCACCACCCGCTCGACTGCCCGCAGTGCGACAAGGGCGGCGAGTGCACGCTCCAGGACTACACGATGCTCATGGGCCCGTCCCGGAGCCGCTTCACGTTCGAGAAGCAGACGTGGCCGGAGGAGGACGTGGGCGGGAAGCTCCTGCTCAACAAGAACCGCTGCATTCTCTGCCTCCGCTGCGTGAACCTCTGCAAGTTCGTGGCGGGAGAGGACGAGATCGCCGTGCTCTCGCGCGGCGAGGAGACCTACATCGGCACCGTGGCCGGCAGGAAGATCCAGAACGAGATGGCCGGGAACATCGCGGACATCTGCCCGGTGGGCGCGCTCACGAGCAAGGACTTCCGGTTCCGTTCTCGTCCGTGGGAGCTCAAACCCGTCGCGTCGGTGTGCACGCTCTGCTCCAAGGGGTGCAACGTCACCATGGGATACCACCCGCGCCGGAACGAGGTGGTCCGGATCACCGCGCGCGAGAACATGGACGTGAACGAGTGGTGGATCTGCGACCGCGGACGCGGCGGCTTCTGGGGGATCCACCACCCGAACCGCTTCACGGCGCCGCTCCGCCGCGAGGGGACGGCCGTGTCCGTCACGACCTGGCAGGCCGCGATGCCCGCGATCGTGGACGCGCTCTCTGGAATTCTGGCGAAGCACGGCGCCGCCGCCGTGGGCGTCGTGGGCTCGGGCGAGCTGACGAACGAGGAGTGCTACTTGACCCGCGCGATCTTCCGCGACGGGCTCGGCATCGCGAACCTCGACTTCCCGCTCCGGCCCCAGCCGCCGGTCATCTACCCGCGCTTCACGATCGAGGGCGACAAGAACCCGAACACGCGCGGCGCCCGCGCGATCGGCGTCGCGCCCGGTCCGGGAGGCCTCGGCCTGGCGGACATGATGCGCGCGGCGGCGGACGGCACGATCCGCGCGCTCCTCTTCCTGCGCGGCGGTCCGCTCGAGCAGTTCGGCGATCCGGCCGTCGTCGCGAAGGCGCTGGGGAATGCCGCCCTGGTCGTGGTGATCGACAACCTGCCGTCCCCGGTCTCCGAGCGGGCGCACTGGGTGCTCCCCGGCGTTTCCTACGCGGAGCGCGAAGGGACCTACACGAACTCCCAGGGGAGGGTGCAGCGCGCCGCCAAGGTCTTCACGATGCGCGGCGACACGCGCGAGGACTGGCGCATCCTTCAAGACTTGGGACGCTCCATGGGCGCCTGGACTCACCTCGACCAGGCACCCGAGCAGATCTTCCGGCGCCTGGCCGCAGACCACCCCGCGTTCCGCGGGCTCGACTACACGATCCTGGGAGACCGTGGTGCGCCGCTCGCAGCCGCGACGGCGGACGTCGCGGTGGGGTGA